In one window of Bifidobacterium sp. WK041_4_12 DNA:
- a CDS encoding HRDC domain-containing protein, which yields MPRLLSEPRAGVPDVISTHDAFERMCERFSTGTSSLAADAERASGFRYGHEDWLVQFKRDGCGIALVDPVALAQEGDFWGDFNDAVGDATWIIHDSLQDLPGFTELGMQPQRLFDSEMAARMLGLHHVGLAAVTEHYLDLTLAKEHSAADWSYRPLPRDWRNYAALDVELLIPLERKMRDDLSGQGKADWAEEEFAYLLRKGSRNRHAHPQPWRRVSHITSLHNDRWGLAIVRALWTERDRLARLYDIAPSLLLSDASIIEAARQKPRNAKEFRAIRSINQRVRMHTGGEQDKMFERYAPIQRNVKPSHWKDIIQQTLELPISELPVPPVSPVVSEENNAPHSMKFWRERHPQRYDRLMAGKSAISQISQDTKTPMDVILKPQYLRNLCWTDEPESRDVAEFLANQGARNWQIDLVDESLSRAIM from the coding sequence ATGCCACGCTTATTGTCGGAACCACGCGCTGGAGTACCGGACGTCATCTCCACGCACGATGCATTTGAACGAATGTGTGAACGGTTTTCCACAGGCACCAGCTCCTTGGCCGCTGATGCTGAGCGCGCCTCGGGCTTTCGGTATGGGCATGAGGATTGGCTTGTTCAGTTCAAGCGTGATGGATGCGGAATAGCTTTGGTCGATCCCGTCGCACTTGCTCAAGAGGGTGACTTCTGGGGCGATTTCAATGATGCCGTCGGTGATGCGACGTGGATCATTCATGACTCATTGCAGGATCTGCCCGGATTCACGGAACTCGGCATGCAGCCTCAGCGACTCTTCGATTCAGAGATGGCAGCGAGAATGCTCGGACTGCACCATGTAGGACTTGCGGCGGTTACGGAGCATTATCTCGATCTGACTTTGGCCAAGGAGCATTCTGCCGCAGACTGGTCATATAGGCCGCTGCCGAGAGATTGGCGCAACTATGCGGCATTGGACGTTGAACTGCTCATACCTCTGGAACGCAAGATGCGTGACGATCTGAGCGGTCAGGGCAAGGCCGATTGGGCAGAGGAGGAGTTTGCATATCTGCTCAGAAAGGGTTCAAGGAATCGTCATGCCCATCCGCAGCCTTGGCGACGGGTTTCGCACATCACTTCATTGCACAATGATCGGTGGGGTCTGGCGATAGTGCGTGCACTGTGGACAGAGCGAGACCGCCTGGCACGGCTCTACGACATCGCCCCGTCACTGTTGCTTTCCGATGCTTCGATCATTGAAGCAGCTCGGCAGAAGCCGCGCAATGCCAAGGAGTTTCGGGCGATACGCTCGATCAATCAGCGCGTTCGCATGCATACCGGCGGCGAGCAGGACAAGATGTTCGAACGGTATGCTCCCATACAGCGCAACGTCAAGCCCTCGCATTGGAAAGACATCATTCAGCAGACCTTGGAGCTGCCGATCAGCGAACTTCCCGTTCCACCGGTGTCTCCCGTTGTCTCCGAGGAGAACAATGCACCCCATTCGATGAAGTTCTGGCGTGAGAGACATCCCCAGAGATATGACAGATTGATGGCTGGGAAATCCGCGATTTCACAGATTTCTCAGGACACGAAAACACCGATGGACGTGATTCTCAAACCACAGTATCTGAGAAATCTGTGTTGGACCGACGAACCCGAAAGCCGTGACGTGGCAGAGTTCCTTGCAAACCAAGGTGCACGCAACTGGCAGATTGA
- a CDS encoding DUF3000 family protein has translation MAEIYQFPQERQEFSSHRQCSSDATANREGDNKRSAVLQQFEKANVPSAVWQAVESIRTMPKIPGMTYAEMPTPSSIADYGIGIEIQYPVMLDKQCQKTQTEASFYGWIIVLFAHSPDVNTHSQWQCVAYMREPKFETNFDDSETQALLTTVQQRLRNADARQISGTISSTENHSFGMDESKIQDSYEIRASWTPHFGEQDGQTAADYVYLWSQLMLDFGLDLMDQCESDADSSR, from the coding sequence ATGGCTGAGATCTACCAATTTCCACAGGAGCGTCAGGAATTTTCAAGCCATCGACAATGTTCCTCTGACGCCACTGCCAATCGCGAAGGTGACAATAAGCGATCCGCAGTCTTGCAACAGTTTGAGAAGGCTAATGTTCCTTCTGCTGTATGGCAAGCTGTCGAATCCATCCGAACCATGCCCAAAATTCCCGGAATGACGTATGCTGAGATGCCGACCCCATCATCGATTGCTGACTATGGCATCGGCATAGAGATCCAGTATCCGGTCATGTTGGACAAGCAGTGTCAAAAGACGCAGACCGAAGCATCCTTCTATGGATGGATCATTGTGCTCTTTGCTCACTCACCGGACGTCAACACGCATTCCCAATGGCAGTGCGTTGCCTATATGCGTGAACCGAAATTTGAAACCAACTTCGACGATTCCGAAACTCAGGCACTCCTCACCACCGTTCAGCAACGACTGCGCAATGCGGATGCCCGGCAGATCTCTGGAACGATATCCTCGACCGAGAACCATAGCTTCGGCATGGACGAGTCGAAAATACAGGACAGTTACGAGATTCGTGCTTCATGGACACCGCATTTCGGTGAACAGGACGGACAGACTGCCGCAGACTATGTGTATCTCTGGTCGCAGCTCATGCTCGATTTTGGTTTGGATCTGATGGATCAGTGCGAGAGCGATGCAGATTCGAGTCGGTGA
- the pflA gene encoding pyruvate formate-lyase-activating protein, translating into MLKESKTYQSQTLMGGLSGFASPIGLDRRDRLNALRSGDIGFVHSWDINTSVDGPGTRMTVFMSGCPLRCQYCQNPDTWKMRDGQPVYLQAMIDKVERYKDLFQATGGGITFSGGESMMQPAFVSRVFRAAQEMGVHTCLDTSGFLNRNYTDDMIRDIDLCLLDVKSGNEETYKKVTGGVLQPTIDFGKRLSRLGSKIWVRFVLVPELTDSVENVEGVARICEQFGDAVEHIDVLGFHQLGRPKWHELRIPYPLEHAKGPSKQLRERVREQFESHGFTVY; encoded by the coding sequence ATGCTCAAGGAATCGAAGACCTATCAAAGCCAGACACTTATGGGAGGGCTCTCCGGCTTTGCGTCACCGATTGGACTCGATAGACGAGATCGACTCAATGCCCTGCGCTCAGGAGACATTGGTTTCGTGCATTCCTGGGATATCAACACCTCCGTCGACGGGCCGGGGACACGCATGACGGTGTTCATGAGCGGATGCCCGCTCAGATGCCAGTATTGCCAGAATCCTGATACGTGGAAGATGCGCGACGGTCAGCCCGTGTATCTCCAGGCCATGATCGACAAAGTCGAGCGCTACAAGGATCTCTTCCAAGCAACAGGCGGAGGCATCACCTTCTCTGGAGGCGAATCGATGATGCAGCCGGCCTTCGTTTCACGCGTGTTCAGAGCGGCACAAGAGATGGGCGTGCACACATGCCTGGATACTTCAGGATTCCTGAACCGCAACTACACGGACGACATGATACGAGACATCGATCTGTGCCTGCTGGATGTGAAGTCGGGAAATGAGGAAACATACAAAAAAGTGACTGGGGGAGTGCTGCAACCCACCATTGACTTTGGCAAGCGTCTGTCACGTCTGGGCAGCAAGATATGGGTACGTTTCGTTCTCGTGCCAGAATTGACGGACTCCGTCGAAAATGTGGAAGGCGTCGCACGCATCTGCGAACAGTTCGGTGACGCGGTCGAACATATTGATGTGCTCGGCTTCCACCAACTTGGACGACCAAAATGGCATGAGCTGCGCATTCCCTATCCTCTGGAGCATGCCAAGGGGCCATCAAAGCAGTTGCGGGAACGTGTGCGCGAACAGTTCGAGTCACACGGTTTTACCGTCTATTAA
- the pflB gene encoding formate C-acetyltransferase, with product MTAVESTALSQEELQAKAWDSFKAGNWQKDIEVRDFIQKNYTPYDGDESFLAPATEKTKFLWNYLDDNILSVERKQRVYDIETHIPSDVDAFAAGYIDGKNAADTQDNVIVGLQTDEPCKRAMMPNGGWRMVEQAILEAGKTPDPEIKKIFTRYRKTHNDGVFGVYTRRIKVARHNKILTGLPDAYGRGRIIGDYRRVALYGVNALLAFKKRDKDSVPYRNDFTEPEIEHWIRFREEHDEQIKALKKLIRLGNEYGLDLSRPAQTAKEAVQWTYMGYLASVKSQDGAAMSIGRISTFFDIYFERDLKNGVIDETDAQEIIDNIVMKLRIVRFLRTKDYDNIFSGDPYWATWSDAGFGDDGRSMVTKTSFRLLNTLTLEHLGPGPEPNITIFWDPKLPIGYKRFCARISIDTSAIQYESDKEIRAHWGDDAAIACCVSPMRVGKQMQFFAARVNSAKALLYAINGGKDEMTGMQVIDEGVIEPIKPQADGTLDFEQVKANYEKALEWLSETYVEALNIIHYMHDKYAYESIEMALHDKEVYRTLGCGMSGLSIAADSLSAIKYAKVYPIYNSEDSSYEHVDGAADDLVVGYRTEGEFPVYGNDDDRADDLAKWVVSTVMGQVKRLPVYRGAVPTQSILTITSNVEYGKNTGSFPSGHKKGEPYAPGANPENGMDSHGMLPSMFSVGKINYDDALDGISLTNTITPDGLGRDEQERIGNLVGILDAGNGHGLYHANINVLRKEQLEDAVEHPEKYPHLTVRVSGYAVNFVKLTKEQQLDVISRTFHQGSVTD from the coding sequence ATGACAGCAGTTGAATCAACAGCCTTGTCACAGGAAGAGCTTCAAGCAAAGGCTTGGGACTCGTTCAAAGCAGGAAACTGGCAGAAGGACATTGAGGTCCGCGATTTCATTCAAAAGAACTACACCCCATACGATGGCGACGAGTCATTCCTGGCCCCCGCCACAGAGAAAACTAAATTCCTCTGGAACTATCTTGACGACAACATCCTTTCAGTAGAGCGCAAGCAGCGCGTCTATGACATTGAAACCCACATCCCATCAGATGTCGACGCATTCGCAGCAGGTTATATCGATGGCAAGAATGCTGCTGACACTCAAGACAATGTGATTGTCGGACTGCAGACCGACGAGCCTTGCAAGCGTGCGATGATGCCAAACGGCGGCTGGCGCATGGTCGAGCAGGCCATTCTTGAAGCGGGAAAGACGCCAGATCCTGAAATCAAGAAAATCTTCACCCGATATCGCAAGACGCACAACGATGGCGTTTTTGGCGTATATACTCGCCGCATCAAGGTTGCCCGTCACAATAAGATTCTGACCGGTCTGCCTGATGCATACGGCCGCGGACGCATCATCGGCGATTACCGACGCGTTGCGCTCTACGGCGTGAATGCGCTCCTCGCATTCAAGAAGCGTGACAAGGATTCGGTACCGTATCGCAATGATTTCACCGAACCGGAGATCGAGCACTGGATTCGTTTCCGTGAAGAACATGACGAGCAGATTAAGGCATTGAAGAAGCTCATCAGGCTTGGCAACGAATATGGTCTGGATTTGAGCCGTCCTGCGCAGACGGCCAAGGAAGCAGTGCAGTGGACCTACATGGGCTATCTTGCATCCGTCAAAAGTCAGGATGGTGCTGCGATGTCCATCGGCCGCATTTCCACATTCTTCGACATCTACTTCGAGCGCGATCTGAAGAACGGGGTCATCGACGAGACTGACGCGCAGGAGATCATCGACAACATTGTGATGAAGCTCCGCATCGTTCGATTCCTACGCACCAAGGACTACGACAATATCTTCTCTGGCGACCCATACTGGGCAACCTGGTCGGATGCCGGCTTTGGCGACGACGGTCGCTCGATGGTCACCAAGACATCCTTCCGTCTGCTCAACACCCTGACGCTTGAGCATCTTGGACCGGGACCAGAGCCGAACATCACCATTTTCTGGGATCCTAAGCTGCCAATAGGATACAAGCGCTTCTGCGCAAGAATCTCCATCGATACCTCAGCCATCCAGTACGAGTCCGACAAGGAGATTCGTGCTCACTGGGGTGATGACGCTGCAATCGCCTGCTGCGTCTCGCCAATGCGCGTTGGCAAGCAGATGCAGTTCTTCGCAGCCCGCGTCAACAGCGCCAAGGCTTTGCTCTATGCCATCAACGGCGGCAAGGACGAGATGACCGGCATGCAGGTCATCGATGAAGGCGTCATCGAACCCATCAAGCCGCAAGCCGATGGAACACTCGACTTCGAGCAGGTCAAGGCCAACTATGAGAAGGCACTTGAATGGCTGAGCGAAACCTATGTCGAAGCGTTGAACATCATTCATTACATGCACGACAAGTATGCGTATGAGTCCATCGAAATGGCGCTGCACGACAAGGAAGTCTACCGAACCTTGGGATGCGGCATGTCGGGTCTTTCCATCGCAGCAGATTCACTCTCTGCAATCAAGTATGCGAAGGTCTATCCAATCTACAACAGCGAAGACTCCAGCTACGAGCATGTGGACGGCGCAGCGGACGATCTGGTCGTCGGCTACAGGACTGAAGGAGAGTTCCCTGTCTACGGCAATGACGATGACCGTGCCGATGATCTCGCGAAGTGGGTCGTTTCGACCGTTATGGGCCAGGTCAAGCGTCTGCCCGTATACCGTGGAGCGGTACCGACCCAGTCCATTCTCACGATTACCTCCAATGTCGAATATGGCAAGAACACCGGTTCCTTCCCATCGGGACACAAGAAGGGCGAGCCATACGCTCCAGGGGCGAATCCAGAGAACGGCATGGATTCGCACGGCATGCTCCCATCGATGTTCTCGGTTGGCAAGATCAACTATGACGATGCTCTCGATGGCATCTCTCTGACCAACACCATCACACCCGATGGCCTTGGCCGTGACGAACAGGAGCGGATCGGCAATCTTGTCGGCATTCTCGATGCGGGCAATGGGCATGGTCTCTACCATGCCAACATCAACGTGCTACGCAAGGAGCAGCTTGAAGATGCAGTCGAGCACCCAGAGAAGTACCCGCATCTCACCGTTCGCGTTTCCGGATATGCGGTGAACTTCGTGAAACTCACGAAGGAGCAGCAGCTCGATGTCATTTCTCGAACCTTCCATCAGGGTTCGGTAACCGACTGA
- a CDS encoding NAD+ synthase has translation MTIGNRNLRFALAQIDTCVGDLDGNAEKVLDYTRKAVAREAQVIVFPEMTLTGYPIEDLAFRATFRTAAWDKANALASQLKQEACGDAYVVVGTVGTDNERGLPRNRMVVLHDGIVWAGYDKHFLPNYGVFDEFRIFTSGQKSVVLDIAGYRIGLAICEDIWQDGGPVAELAQQNIDVLLTINGSPYESGKGHTRHELGARRAKELHAPVIYLNQVGGQDDLVFDGGSFVIDEHGELLERSPQFVEHLGFWDLHHEASKPSPSTEQSSTQRSSAQQHSSTMSPELATDEEMYRACVLGLRDYMRKNHFTGACLGLSGGIDSALVATMASDACGGEHVWGISMPSAYSSQGSRDDAAQLASNLGIHYQTESIEHVFDCYQQQLHLEGIAAENIQARIRGVIVMAYSNSKGLLALAPGNKSELACGYSTIYGDAVGGFAPIKDLLKTKVWDLARWRNRDAEAHGALAPIPVNSIDKAPSAELRPGQKDSDSLPEYALLDKVLEAYIELAHGRADLLADGFDEDTVDTVMRLVDRAEWKRRQYPLGPKVTALAFGRDRRLPVTNAFRE, from the coding sequence ATGACAATTGGGAACAGAAATCTTCGTTTTGCGCTCGCTCAGATAGACACATGTGTCGGCGACCTGGATGGCAATGCTGAAAAGGTGCTCGACTACACCAGAAAAGCCGTTGCTCGAGAGGCGCAAGTTATTGTGTTCCCAGAGATGACATTGACCGGCTATCCGATTGAAGATCTTGCCTTCCGCGCAACGTTCAGAACTGCCGCATGGGACAAGGCGAACGCGCTCGCCTCGCAGTTGAAGCAGGAAGCTTGCGGCGATGCCTATGTGGTCGTCGGGACTGTAGGAACCGACAATGAACGAGGACTGCCACGCAATCGCATGGTCGTGCTGCACGATGGCATTGTCTGGGCTGGCTATGACAAGCATTTTTTGCCGAATTACGGTGTGTTCGACGAGTTCCGAATCTTCACCTCAGGACAGAAGTCCGTCGTTCTTGACATTGCGGGTTACCGGATAGGCCTTGCCATATGCGAGGACATATGGCAGGACGGCGGTCCAGTCGCTGAATTGGCACAACAAAACATCGATGTGCTACTCACCATCAACGGCTCTCCCTATGAATCAGGCAAGGGTCATACTCGTCACGAGCTAGGCGCTCGGCGAGCCAAGGAGCTGCACGCCCCAGTCATATACCTCAATCAGGTGGGTGGGCAGGACGATCTCGTATTTGACGGAGGCAGCTTCGTCATTGACGAGCATGGTGAATTGCTGGAGCGTTCCCCGCAGTTTGTCGAGCATCTCGGCTTCTGGGATTTGCATCACGAAGCGTCCAAGCCGAGCCCGTCTACCGAGCAGTCATCAACACAGCGCTCTTCAGCTCAGCAGCATTCGTCAACGATGAGTCCGGAACTTGCGACTGACGAAGAGATGTATCGAGCCTGCGTGCTGGGATTGCGCGACTATATGCGCAAGAATCATTTCACGGGCGCATGCCTGGGTCTTTCCGGAGGAATCGACTCGGCGCTGGTGGCGACCATGGCATCCGACGCGTGCGGCGGTGAGCATGTATGGGGCATTTCGATGCCAAGCGCATACTCTTCACAAGGCTCACGCGATGATGCAGCGCAGCTCGCCTCTAATCTGGGCATTCATTACCAGACCGAATCAATCGAACATGTTTTCGACTGCTATCAGCAGCAGCTGCATCTCGAAGGCATAGCCGCAGAGAATATTCAGGCGAGAATTCGCGGAGTGATCGTGATGGCCTACTCCAACAGCAAGGGACTGCTGGCTCTGGCCCCCGGCAACAAGTCAGAACTGGCGTGCGGGTATTCCACCATCTATGGCGACGCGGTCGGCGGTTTCGCTCCAATCAAGGACCTGCTCAAGACCAAGGTGTGGGATTTGGCACGCTGGCGCAACCGCGATGCCGAAGCACACGGTGCATTGGCACCGATACCAGTCAACTCCATCGACAAGGCTCCCAGCGCTGAGCTTCGCCCGGGACAGAAGGATTCAGATTCTCTGCCTGAATATGCCTTGCTCGATAAGGTTCTTGAAGCTTACATCGAACTCGCACACGGTAGGGCAGACCTCTTGGCAGACGGTTTTGATGAAGATACCGTCGATACCGTTATGCGGCTGGTCGACAGAGCGGAATGGAAACGGCGGCAGTATCCGCTTGGTCCGAAAGTGACCGCCTTGGCCTTTGGACGAGATCGGCGTCTACCTGTTACGAATGCATTCAGGGAATAG
- a CDS encoding peptidylprolyl isomerase has protein sequence MTHIIMHTSSGDIAISLFDDKAPETVKNFVALANGTRTWTDPITGEASNEPFYNGLTFHRIIKDFMIQGGCPLGNGTGGPGYTFDDEIDPALHFDKPYLLAMANAGLQRDPVSGEVHGTNGSQFFITTVATPWLDGHHTIFGEVSDDASKAVVDALDGIATDPSDAPLDPVMIESIEIL, from the coding sequence ATGACACACATAATCATGCACACCTCATCTGGTGATATCGCAATCTCACTCTTCGACGACAAGGCTCCCGAGACCGTCAAGAACTTCGTCGCTCTCGCCAACGGCACACGCACCTGGACAGACCCCATCACCGGCGAAGCGAGCAATGAGCCGTTCTACAACGGTCTCACCTTCCATCGCATCATCAAGGACTTCATGATTCAGGGCGGATGCCCGCTGGGGAATGGCACCGGTGGCCCGGGATACACCTTCGACGATGAGATCGATCCCGCTCTGCATTTTGACAAGCCATACCTGCTTGCCATGGCCAACGCAGGGCTTCAGCGTGATCCGGTTTCTGGTGAGGTGCATGGAACCAACGGTTCACAGTTCTTCATCACCACCGTGGCCACACCATGGCTCGATGGCCATCACACGATCTTTGGCGAGGTCAGCGACGACGCTTCCAAGGCTGTCGTTGATGCTCTCGATGGCATTGCCACAGACCCTAGCGATGCACCGCTTGACCCGGTTATGATTGAAAGCATCGAGATTCTCTAA
- a CDS encoding Gfo/Idh/MocA family protein: MSRMNGNRKAFEDEGRPVSIAILGAGSIANAMARTIQAMTDDERYRNLVTLHAVAARDERRAAAFASRYNIPVHYGSYEELVEDDDVDLVYIATPHNFHAEQAILCMNHGKNVLVEKSFTANREQADAVLGVAESTGLLCTEAIWTRYMPSRSIIDDLLLSNVIGDVTTVTANLGYPLTGVQRLVDPALAGGALLDVGIYPLNFIDMVLGPQHLSSLESSASFFETGVDAQSSTTLHYENGHMGVSTCTMLGMSDAQGIVWGSKGYMICSNINNVDGIDIYADGHRLSKHVDIPQQLTGYEYEVASAANAVLDGETQCPEMTHEDTLRMVTLEDNIRDIWGMTYPFED, translated from the coding sequence ATGAGCAGGATGAACGGCAATCGTAAAGCCTTCGAAGATGAGGGAAGGCCGGTATCAATCGCGATTCTTGGTGCCGGCAGCATAGCCAATGCCATGGCAAGGACCATTCAGGCCATGACGGACGACGAGCGCTATCGCAATCTCGTGACGCTGCACGCAGTCGCTGCTCGTGACGAACGTCGTGCAGCAGCGTTTGCCAGTCGCTACAACATCCCTGTGCATTACGGATCGTATGAGGAGCTGGTCGAAGACGATGACGTCGATCTGGTGTACATAGCAACGCCGCATAATTTCCATGCCGAGCAGGCGATACTGTGCATGAACCATGGCAAGAATGTGCTGGTGGAAAAGTCATTCACTGCCAACCGGGAGCAGGCGGATGCGGTTCTTGGCGTTGCGGAATCCACTGGGCTGCTCTGCACCGAGGCCATATGGACGCGCTACATGCCGTCACGTTCGATAATCGACGATCTGCTGCTGTCAAACGTCATCGGGGATGTCACTACAGTCACGGCAAATCTTGGTTATCCGCTCACCGGTGTTCAACGATTGGTCGACCCGGCACTTGCAGGTGGAGCGCTTCTGGACGTTGGCATCTATCCGCTGAATTTCATCGACATGGTGCTGGGACCTCAACATCTGTCGTCGCTGGAAAGCAGCGCCTCCTTCTTCGAAACCGGCGTCGATGCGCAGAGCTCCACGACCTTGCATTACGAGAATGGACACATGGGGGTTTCGACCTGCACCATGCTGGGCATGAGCGACGCACAGGGCATTGTCTGGGGCAGCAAGGGATACATGATATGCAGCAACATCAATAACGTCGATGGCATTGACATCTATGCAGATGGGCACCGCCTCTCCAAGCACGTTGACATTCCCCAGCAGCTTACGGGATATGAATACGAAGTCGCTTCGGCAGCCAACGCGGTTCTCGATGGAGAGACTCAATGCCCTGAAATGACACATGAAGACACACTGCGAATGGTCACGTTGGAAGACAACATCAGAGATATCTGGGGAATGACCTATCCGTTTGAGGACTGA
- a CDS encoding ECF transporter S component, which yields MSHNSVSAPDRPVSATDDPVSATDNAVSAIHDAESQDSKGDTVARRRINAHWRPIDITVTSVIAVASGLVFWMFDLVVTAPTAFLEGLVPGLSGLISGFWYIAGPLAIIIVRKPGAAIYAETIGGLLELALGNQWGFSGSLVAGLVQGIFSELVFAIVMYRVWNAWTATLSGLVTGFGGALYALFILQSGLKATGGYVVTNIVANCISGAVISGILMWYLAIAIAKTGALSHFASGRMISGGIRS from the coding sequence ATGTCACACAATTCAGTTTCAGCACCGGACAGGCCTGTTTCGGCAACAGACGACCCTGTTTCGGCAACAGATAACGCTGTTTCAGCAATACATGATGCTGAATCGCAAGATTCCAAAGGCGACACCGTTGCAAGGCGACGCATCAACGCCCATTGGCGTCCCATCGACATCACGGTCACCTCGGTTATTGCCGTCGCATCCGGACTTGTCTTTTGGATGTTCGATCTTGTCGTTACTGCGCCTACAGCTTTTCTGGAGGGGCTTGTTCCCGGACTTTCTGGATTGATCAGTGGTTTCTGGTACATAGCCGGACCCTTGGCCATCATCATCGTGCGAAAGCCCGGCGCGGCAATCTACGCCGAAACCATCGGCGGGCTGCTGGAACTCGCGCTCGGCAACCAGTGGGGATTCTCCGGTTCGCTGGTGGCGGGTCTGGTGCAGGGCATCTTCAGCGAACTGGTGTTCGCCATCGTCATGTACCGTGTCTGGAACGCGTGGACTGCCACATTGTCCGGTCTGGTCACAGGTTTCGGCGGTGCGCTGTATGCACTGTTCATCTTGCAGTCTGGATTGAAGGCAACCGGAGGCTATGTGGTAACGAACATCGTGGCGAACTGCATTTCGGGCGCGGTGATTTCCGGAATTCTCATGTGGTATCTCGCCATCGCCATCGCCAAAACAGGGGCGTTGTCACACTTTGCATCCGGGCGCATGATCAGTGGCGGCATCCGCAGCTGA
- a CDS encoding replication-associated recombination protein A, with translation MSQDLFSAAEVPEDAMTRPLAVRMRPTTLQQVLGQAQALKPGSPLQRLATPSSQGSVTSPSSVILFGPPGVGKTTLAHIVAQQSAREFEELSAVTSGVKDVREVIQRARERLVTQGKETVLFIDEVHRFSKSQQDALLPSVENRDVTFIAATTENPSFSVISPLLSRSVVVKLESLDDDDLATLIHRAIEDKRGLDHQVKIDDEAVDQIVRLSGGDARKALTILEAAAGSMTGDKQRIKGSRRPIIRPDVVSSVMDIATVRYDKQGDDHYDVISAFIKSMRGSDVDAALHYLARMIRAGEDPRFIARRIMIASAEEVGMAAPQILQTTVAAAQAVAMIGMPEARIILAEAVVAVATAPKSNASYKAMDAALADVDAGHIGEVPLYLRNAPTKLMKAWGNHEGYQYAHDAPGAVAEQEYMPEELRGHEYYHPNDRGYEHDIGARLKRIREILHGDKPGSPHKNLS, from the coding sequence ATGAGTCAAGATCTGTTCAGTGCCGCCGAAGTTCCCGAAGATGCCATGACCAGGCCGCTTGCCGTGCGCATGAGGCCTACCACCTTGCAGCAGGTACTGGGTCAGGCCCAGGCATTGAAGCCAGGCTCACCATTGCAACGGCTTGCCACACCATCGTCACAAGGTTCGGTTACCTCACCGAGTTCGGTTATTCTCTTCGGCCCTCCGGGAGTGGGCAAGACGACACTCGCCCATATCGTAGCGCAGCAGTCGGCACGCGAATTCGAAGAACTCTCCGCAGTGACTTCGGGTGTCAAAGACGTGCGCGAGGTTATACAGCGCGCCCGCGAACGCCTGGTGACGCAAGGGAAGGAAACGGTGCTGTTCATCGATGAAGTGCACCGTTTTTCGAAATCCCAGCAGGATGCCCTACTGCCGAGCGTTGAGAACCGCGACGTGACCTTCATTGCCGCAACCACTGAGAATCCGAGCTTTTCGGTTATCTCCCCATTGTTGTCGCGCTCCGTCGTCGTCAAGCTTGAATCGTTGGACGACGATGATCTTGCAACCTTGATTCATCGTGCAATCGAAGACAAGCGTGGCCTGGACCATCAGGTGAAAATCGATGATGAGGCGGTCGATCAGATCGTCCGTCTCTCTGGGGGAGATGCGCGCAAGGCGCTCACTATCCTGGAAGCTGCAGCGGGATCGATGACAGGTGACAAACAACGCATCAAAGGCAGCAGAAGGCCAATCATCAGACCAGACGTGGTGTCTTCAGTCATGGATATCGCAACCGTTCGATATGACAAGCAAGGTGACGACCATTACGACGTCATCAGCGCCTTCATCAAATCCATGCGAGGCTCCGACGTTGATGCGGCACTGCATTATCTGGCACGCATGATTCGAGCAGGCGAAGATCCGCGCTTCATCGCCAGGCGCATCATGATCGCTTCAGCCGAAGAGGTGGGCATGGCGGCACCTCAGATTCTGCAGACCACGGTTGCGGCCGCTCAGGCTGTGGCGATGATTGGCATGCCTGAGGCTCGAATCATTCTCGCCGAGGCTGTCGTGGCCGTAGCGACGGCACCGAAATCGAACGCCAGCTACAAGGCGATGGATGCCGCACTCGCCGACGTCGACGCCGGTCATATCGGTGAAGTGCCCCTTTACTTGCGCAACGCTCCCACCAAGCTCATGAAAGCGTGGGGCAACCATGAAGGCTACCAGTATGCCCATGATGCGCCCGGAGCCGTTGCCGAGCAGGAATACATGCCTGAGGAACTCAGAGGGCATGAATACTATCATCCCAATGATCGAGGCTACGAGCACGATATCGGTGCGCGTCTCAAACGCATTCGTGAGATTCTCCATGGTGACAAGCCGGGCAGTCCACACAAGAATCTATCGTGA